The Nocardia sp. NBC_01503 sequence CGTAAGGCTTGGTTGCCGCGCCCCTGCGCTGCTCCGCGGTCAAGCCTGTCGAGTTCGGCGAGGCGGTCGAGGATGTCGTGGACCAGTTGCAATGGGCTGGACTGTTCGAACTCGGTGGCGGGCACCGCGACCACACGCATACCCGCGGCGGCTCGATCCTGTTCCCGCCGCGCGAATTCGCCGAGCAGCCGGGATTTCCCGATGCCCGCGGGTCCCTCCACCAGGAATACCCAGGGTCCGCCGGGTGCGTGGCATTGCGCGTCCAGGCTGGTCAGTTCGTGGACGCGTCCGACAAACGCGTTGATCGCGTACTCCTCATTCGCTCGAACGCCCGGTTCGCAGCCTAACCGGCCGGGTGCGGATCACGGGTTCCGCCCCGATCCCGTGGTTTCCCGGATGCTCGCCGATCGTCGATGCGGTGTGGTTGTCGAGGTCTTGACCGGATTGCGAATTTTGAAAGGTTTGTGGCATTGATGCAGGTAAATCCGAGGGGAGCGGCCCGAGTACGCCGTCTCCTGCCCGTCGTGGTGGCGGTATTCGCGCTGATGCTGGCGGGATGCTCGCTCGCGCAGAAGGGCGCGGACGCGGTGAAGGACGCCAGTAAGTCCGATACCGCGCGCGCCAAGGTGGGCGACTGCATCAATGTGCTCAAAGGCTCGATGATCGACTCCAAGACCGAACCGGTGGATTGCGCCTCGGAGAAGGCCGTCTACAAGGTCGCGCGGGTCTTCGACGCCAAGGCCGACTGCTCCTCCGACTACACCTCCTATGAGGAGACCCTCAACGGCGGCACCACCGCGTTCCTGTGTCTGGCACCGAACTTCAAGCAGGACAGCTGCTATCACGAGAGCATGCTCACCGGCTACCAGTTCGCCGACTGCGCCTCCTCCGACGCGAGCTTCCGAGTGCTGGCACGCGTCGACGGCCAATCCGATGAGAACCTCTGCGGCGAGGATGCCGACAGCGTGATCACCCTGGCGGATCCCAAGACCACCTTCTGCCTCGGGAAGCCGCAGGGCTGACCGGATTTCAGTGCTGACGCTCCTCCACCCAGCTCGCGGTGACCATCTGCACGGCCGCACCGTCCAGATCCGCGAGCTTGGTGGAGATGAATCCCCGTGCCCACGAGGAGGTCTGCACCCGGAACGGCGGCTCCGGCTCGGTGAGCGCGGCGATAATCGGAGCGGAGGCATCCTCCGGCGTCTGAGCGCTGCGAAATGCGCCCTGCGTGCGCTCGATGTAATGCTTCAGCGCCGGTGCGTACGGCCCGGCCGCACCCAGCAGACCCGGAATGT is a genomic window containing:
- a CDS encoding LppU/SCO3897 family protein, translated to MQVNPRGAARVRRLLPVVVAVFALMLAGCSLAQKGADAVKDASKSDTARAKVGDCINVLKGSMIDSKTEPVDCASEKAVYKVARVFDAKADCSSDYTSYEETLNGGTTAFLCLAPNFKQDSCYHESMLTGYQFADCASSDASFRVLARVDGQSDENLCGEDADSVITLADPKTTFCLGKPQG